A part of Capsicum annuum cultivar UCD-10X-F1 chromosome 6, UCD10Xv1.1, whole genome shotgun sequence genomic DNA contains:
- the LOC107875151 gene encoding uncharacterized protein LOC107875151 produces MPLSTIFLFFLFFSTVVSATEKTSVYDEVQHYDFPIGILPKGVIGYELNSKTGEFSVYLNGSCRFMLGSYELYYEPVINGIISKGRLRKVSGVSVKVVLLWWLNIVEVRRSGDNLQFSVGFTSANFPIRSFEKCPRCECGLNCAHEYDGELREKLPVSSS; encoded by the coding sequence ATGCCTTTATCAACCATTTTCTTgttcttcctcttcttttctaCTGTAGTTTCAGCCACTGAGAAGACATCTGTTTATGATGAGGTTCAACACTATGACTTCCCAATTGGCATTCTTCCTAAAGGGGTGATAGGCTATGAGTTGAACTCGAAAACCGGTGAGTTCTCGGTGTATCTCAATGGCTCATGCAGGTTCATGTTAGGTTCATATGAGCTATATTACGAGCCTGTGATAAATGGAATTATATCCAAAGGAAGGCTTAGGAAAGTAAGTGGTGTTAGTGTTAAGGTTGTATTGTTATGGTGGCTTAACATTGTTGAGGTCAGGAGGAGTGGTGACAATCTCCAATTCTCAGTTGGATTTACTTCTGCAAATTTTCCTATTAGGAGCTTTGAGAAATGCCCTCGTTGTGAATGTGGATTGAATTGTGCTCACGAGTATGACGGGGAGCTCAGGGAAAAGCTCCCCGTGTCTTCCTCGTAG